From Paenibacillus sp. V4I7, one genomic window encodes:
- a CDS encoding thiamine pyrophosphate-dependent enzyme, producing the protein MSIDIKKELGQAKVEQRIVYESGNEMAAYAAHQINYHVMGYFPISPSTEVAQFLDLMKSNGQHDIVLIPADGEHGSAGICYGASTAGGRVFNATSANGYLYMLEQMPVQSGTRFPMVMNLVCRSVSGPLNIHGDHSDLYYALNTGWPIVMCRDPQAVYDMNIIALKLAEDPEVRLPVLVASDGYFTSHQKRRVQTFAHREDVHAFVGEKPQGFPDTLDRNNPITVGPYMNEPDYINNCYQQSMAMYNAEGVYDRIRQEYAELTGRDYPILELYRMEDAEVAVFLMNSASEIIKDVVDQLREKGIKAGSIAPNIIRPFPAKQIAEALQHVKAITVGDRADSYGGHGGNMVNEIKAALFTHGNRDTLVISRIYGLGGKDFYAEDGHSLFQFAIDAVQSGKVEVPFDYYGHTPGDPSKAPKRVLTPMKYEDLKTGLITVTPDENSGKLNVRIPPLRALTKKPKRIAPGHGACPGCGIFSGLELFFKGIEGDIVSIFHTGCAMVVTTGYPYSAHKATYIHNLFQNGAATLSGVVEMFWERKRRGELDHLGLKDDFTFVMITGDGGMDIGMGPAIGAALRNHKMIILEYDNEGYMNTGAQLSYSTPMGHRTSTSNVGKHQGGKVFHHKDTAQIMAATHIPYVFTGSEAYPQDLVKKAAKAQWYAQNEGLVYGKILIACPLNWLSDDQEGSNIVGAAVDSCFFPLYEVEHGVTSITYNPEDKSKKIPLSDWLKTMGKTKHMTKPEYEGSLKSFETEVERRWNMLKAKHENAYL; encoded by the coding sequence ATGTCCATTGATATCAAGAAGGAATTAGGGCAAGCCAAGGTCGAACAGCGCATTGTATATGAATCAGGTAACGAGATGGCGGCATATGCGGCTCATCAAATTAATTATCATGTTATGGGATACTTTCCGATATCTCCATCTACGGAGGTTGCCCAATTTCTAGATCTTATGAAGTCCAACGGACAACATGATATCGTGCTCATTCCAGCAGATGGTGAACATGGTTCGGCTGGCATATGTTATGGCGCTTCAACTGCTGGCGGCCGCGTATTTAACGCGACAAGCGCCAACGGTTATTTGTACATGTTAGAGCAAATGCCGGTACAATCGGGGACACGCTTTCCCATGGTAATGAACTTGGTATGTCGCTCTGTATCTGGACCACTGAATATTCATGGGGATCACTCCGATTTATACTATGCTTTAAATACAGGTTGGCCGATTGTGATGTGTCGGGACCCGCAAGCGGTCTATGATATGAATATCATAGCTTTAAAGCTGGCTGAGGATCCGGAAGTGCGCTTGCCGGTTCTGGTTGCTTCAGACGGCTATTTCACGTCCCACCAAAAGCGTAGAGTACAAACGTTCGCACATCGTGAGGATGTGCATGCTTTCGTCGGAGAGAAGCCACAGGGCTTCCCGGATACGTTGGATCGTAATAATCCGATTACCGTAGGTCCTTATATGAATGAGCCGGATTATATAAATAACTGCTATCAGCAGTCCATGGCCATGTATAACGCCGAAGGTGTTTATGATCGTATTCGGCAGGAATACGCGGAGTTAACAGGCCGTGATTATCCGATTCTTGAGCTATACCGCATGGAGGACGCGGAAGTCGCCGTGTTCTTGATGAATTCGGCTTCCGAAATCATTAAGGACGTCGTCGATCAACTCCGTGAGAAGGGTATTAAGGCCGGATCGATCGCGCCGAATATCATCCGACCATTCCCGGCAAAGCAGATCGCTGAAGCTTTGCAGCATGTGAAGGCGATCACCGTTGGCGATCGCGCGGATTCCTATGGCGGTCATGGCGGCAATATGGTCAACGAAATTAAAGCGGCGCTGTTCACACACGGGAACAGAGATACGCTTGTCATAAGCCGAATCTACGGCTTAGGTGGCAAGGACTTTTATGCCGAAGACGGGCATAGTTTGTTCCAATTTGCCATTGACGCTGTACAAAGCGGCAAGGTTGAAGTTCCCTTCGATTACTACGGCCACACGCCAGGTGATCCTTCGAAAGCGCCGAAGCGGGTGTTGACGCCGATGAAGTATGAGGATTTGAAGACGGGACTCATCACGGTAACGCCGGATGAGAACTCAGGCAAGCTGAATGTGCGTATTCCGCCACTGCGAGCACTGACGAAGAAACCGAAGCGTATTGCTCCGGGGCATGGCGCTTGTCCAGGTTGCGGTATTTTCTCCGGCTTGGAACTGTTTTTCAAAGGGATTGAAGGCGACATTGTCTCGATCTTCCACACAGGCTGTGCGATGGTTGTAACGACGGGTTATCCGTATTCGGCTCACAAAGCGACCTATATTCATAATCTGTTCCAGAACGGCGCAGCGACCCTCTCAGGAGTTGTGGAGATGTTCTGGGAGCGCAAGCGACGTGGCGAGCTCGACCATTTGGGTTTGAAGGACGATTTCACCTTCGTGATGATCACTGGTGACGGCGGAATGGATATCGGCATGGGACCAGCAATCGGAGCGGCTTTGCGCAATCATAAAATGATTATTCTCGAGTACGATAACGAGGGATACATGAATACGGGTGCGCAGTTGTCTTATTCGACGCCAATGGGTCATCGTACATCGACTTCGAACGTTGGGAAGCACCAAGGTGGTAAAGTGTTCCATCACAAGGATACCGCCCAAATTATGGCCGCTACCCATATTCCGTATGTATTTACGGGGTCGGAAGCGTATCCGCAGGATCTTGTGAAGAAAGCCGCGAAAGCACAATGGTACGCTCAAAATGAGGGATTGGTATATGGAAAAATTCTCATTGCCTGTCCGCTGAACTGGCTGTCGGATGACCAGGAAGGCTCCAATATCGTTGGAGCTGCGGTAGACTCCTGCTTCTTCCCGCTCTATGAAGTGGAACACGGGGTTACATCCATCACATATAACCCGGAGGATAAGAGCAAGAAGATACCACTATCGGATTGGCTCAAGACGATGGGGAAAACGAAGCATATGACGAAGCCTGAATATGAGGGTTCCCTGAAATCATTCGAAACGGAAGTCGAGCGTCGTTGGAATATGTTAAAAGCCAAGCATGAGAATGCTTATTTATAA
- a CDS encoding 2-oxoacid:acceptor oxidoreductase family protein: MVTLPKLNDLGFFEIRLESIGGLGANLAGKMLAEAGVVGVGLNGVSFSSYGSEKKGSAVKAHIRFCDMDTRIRDTSPVERPHVVGVFHESLSKTVNVISGIYEDSTVLVNSTKTPDELKEKMKLRGGTIAVIDAIGISLEEKNRVNMAMLGALFRLCDFLDPDVMRGVIRKSLEKKYPLAVAPALRTFDRGYNEVKFQTYALPEGETMPDFVRFDTPVLGYETQSIGGVITNPGNSILKDLSISRAGMMPHFHEDKCIHCASCDNVCPDFCFVWDELPDKKGRPQMFLQGIDYQYCKGCLKCVQACPTEALVSEREEDGYADLNRMPHRFNLAVNS; encoded by the coding sequence ATGGTAACTTTACCTAAATTGAACGATCTCGGGTTTTTTGAGATTAGACTGGAATCCATCGGTGGGCTTGGCGCGAATCTAGCGGGTAAGATGCTGGCGGAAGCGGGAGTCGTTGGGGTGGGTTTGAACGGGGTTAGCTTTTCTTCCTATGGTTCAGAGAAGAAAGGATCGGCAGTGAAAGCACATATAAGGTTTTGTGACATGGATACGCGAATTCGGGATACTTCTCCGGTCGAACGACCGCATGTTGTGGGTGTTTTTCACGAATCGCTTTCCAAAACTGTAAACGTTATCAGTGGCATCTATGAAGATAGTACCGTACTTGTAAATTCGACAAAAACACCGGATGAGTTGAAGGAAAAGATGAAGCTCCGGGGAGGTACCATTGCCGTTATCGATGCAATTGGAATCTCGCTAGAGGAGAAGAACCGCGTGAATATGGCGATGCTTGGCGCGCTGTTCCGGTTGTGTGATTTCCTTGATCCAGATGTCATGAGAGGCGTTATTCGTAAATCATTAGAAAAGAAATATCCGCTTGCTGTAGCACCAGCCCTACGAACTTTTGACCGTGGTTACAATGAAGTTAAGTTCCAAACGTATGCGCTTCCCGAAGGGGAGACGATGCCCGATTTCGTTCGTTTCGATACGCCAGTGCTTGGCTATGAAACGCAGTCCATTGGTGGTGTCATTACGAATCCTGGGAACAGCATTCTGAAAGATTTAAGCATTTCACGTGCGGGGATGATGCCGCATTTCCATGAAGATAAATGCATTCACTGTGCTTCCTGCGATAATGTGTGTCCGGATTTCTGTTTCGTTTGGGATGAACTCCCCGACAAGAAGGGGCGGCCTCAGATGTTCTTACAGGGGATCGACTATCAATACTGTAAAGGGTGCCTTAAATGTGTACAAGCTTGTCCGACCGAAGCGCTCGTAAGTGAGCGGGAAGAGGATGGTTATGCGGACTTAAATCGCATGCCGCATCGATTCAATCTAGCTGTAAACTCTTAG
- a CDS encoding HAMP domain-containing sensor histidine kinase yields MLHSIISNELHGLFYIMSAILIHLVLTPIFIYKEHQRRSLFALILIVLIFLYWKFEDIDPLIYSLHLFPISLIAVILFVGFIPAFIAWTLFNIGCMVVLNYYWQPALISSAVLLLGGFLFRNRTNQPILKMKFAYATGMLLVYVVLYALLALNIRSPISLYAAYTVILSFFSLWMITYLQFFVKKHEIHKQRLVALEKDRMLGQFAATISHEIRNPLTSTRGFLQLLDQKELSFNDHKRYVDLALSGVDQANALLGDYLNYAKPSSNLQEQLELKEEIEAMLRFISPFATDHQVAIHISHENEDPLYILGESKKLRQCLMNLVKNAIESMPNGGKISLSTCKLPNAVQISISDTGVGMSKQQLNSLGMPFYTTKEQGTGLGLVVVMSIIKMMNGKISFSSNLNQGTQCSILFQQN; encoded by the coding sequence TTGCTCCATTCAATCATTTCCAATGAACTACATGGTCTCTTCTACATCATGAGTGCTATATTAATCCATCTAGTTCTTACCCCTATTTTCATTTACAAAGAACATCAGCGTAGATCTCTATTTGCTCTTATTTTGATCGTACTCATCTTTTTGTACTGGAAATTTGAAGACATTGATCCCTTAATTTATTCCCTCCATTTGTTTCCGATCAGCTTGATTGCTGTGATTCTGTTTGTCGGATTTATACCAGCTTTTATTGCCTGGACCTTATTTAACATAGGCTGTATGGTCGTCCTGAATTACTATTGGCAACCCGCTCTAATAAGCAGTGCTGTTTTACTATTAGGTGGATTTCTCTTTAGAAATAGGACAAATCAACCTATACTCAAGATGAAATTCGCTTATGCAACGGGTATGCTGCTCGTGTACGTAGTATTGTATGCGCTTTTAGCGCTGAACATACGATCTCCTATAAGCTTGTATGCTGCATACACCGTAATTTTATCCTTTTTCTCTCTTTGGATGATTACATACTTACAATTTTTTGTGAAAAAGCATGAGATTCACAAACAAAGACTTGTCGCATTGGAAAAGGATCGAATGCTCGGCCAATTTGCAGCCACCATTTCTCATGAAATACGTAATCCTCTCACATCTACAAGAGGCTTTCTTCAGTTGCTGGATCAGAAAGAGCTATCCTTCAACGATCACAAACGTTATGTCGACCTTGCATTGTCAGGTGTGGATCAAGCAAATGCCCTCCTAGGTGATTACTTAAACTATGCCAAGCCGTCATCTAACTTACAGGAACAATTAGAACTCAAAGAAGAGATAGAAGCTATGCTGCGTTTCATCTCGCCATTTGCTACAGATCATCAAGTTGCTATCCATATTAGTCATGAAAATGAGGATCCCCTTTACATCCTAGGAGAATCCAAAAAGCTGCGCCAATGCTTGATGAATCTTGTTAAAAATGCGATTGAGTCCATGCCTAACGGCGGTAAGATTTCATTAAGCACCTGTAAGCTGCCTAATGCTGTTCAAATCTCTATTTCTGACACTGGCGTTGGAATGAGTAAGCAGCAATTAAATTCGCTTGGCATGCCATTCTACACGACCAAAGAACAAGGGACTGGACTTGGGCTCGTTGTGGTAATGAGTATTATCAAAATGATGAACGGGAAGATCTCCTTCTCCAGTAATTTAAACCAAGGCACCCAATGCTCCATTTTATTTCAGCAAAATTGA
- a CDS encoding low molecular weight protein-tyrosine-phosphatase, whose translation MIQVLFVCLGNICRSPMAEAVFRHQVKKAGLDAVIAIDSAGTGDWHIGHPPHQGTRDILDQYQINHEGLKARQVRSDDFVQYTYIIAMDESNVTNLASFAPVLVEGEKRAAIHKLLDFSPDRANKDVPDPYYTGNFQEVYEMVEDSCERLLAFIIEKEKL comes from the coding sequence ATGATCCAGGTCTTATTCGTTTGCTTAGGAAATATATGTCGATCTCCCATGGCTGAAGCGGTTTTTCGTCATCAGGTAAAAAAGGCGGGTCTCGATGCTGTAATTGCGATTGATTCTGCCGGAACTGGTGATTGGCACATTGGACATCCCCCACATCAAGGAACTAGGGACATATTGGATCAGTATCAGATTAATCATGAGGGTCTAAAAGCAAGGCAAGTTAGGTCCGATGACTTTGTACAATATACATATATCATTGCGATGGATGAGAGCAATGTAACTAATCTGGCATCGTTTGCTCCTGTTTTAGTTGAAGGTGAGAAACGAGCTGCCATTCATAAATTGCTGGATTTTTCACCTGATCGTGCTAATAAAGATGTTCCAGACCCTTATTACACGGGTAATTTTCAAGAGGTGTACGAGATGGTAGAAGATAGCTGCGAACGCTTACTAGCCTTTATTATCGAAAAAGAAAAGCTGTAA
- a CDS encoding phosphonate ABC transporter ATP-binding protein, translated as MGKTEEDLLEGDIVMLTVRNLSKVYPPDNQVLSQVSFQVDEGEFIAVIGGSGSGKTTLLRCISHQEKWTSGQLIYNSIDISKPGPFERFKLGRDFAFLEEKPALNRNKSAVKNVMMGRVYQTPLRILTGMTSRDEHVDSMDYLEKVGLLDKGEKKVGQLSGGEQQRVAIAKALILGPKVLVADEPVSGLDPKSTEYILQDLKSLCKDRNMSVIATLHQVELAERYATRIWGLSEGKIVLDIPARSLTMREKKLLFGEV; from the coding sequence ATGGGAAAGACGGAAGAAGACTTACTCGAAGGAGACATTGTCATGCTTACAGTTCGTAATTTAAGTAAAGTATATCCTCCGGACAATCAGGTACTTTCACAAGTGAGCTTTCAAGTTGATGAAGGCGAATTCATTGCGGTTATTGGGGGCAGTGGTAGTGGGAAAACCACTTTATTGCGATGTATCAGTCACCAAGAGAAATGGACAAGCGGTCAGTTGATCTATAACTCCATTGATATATCGAAGCCAGGTCCATTCGAACGCTTCAAATTAGGTAGAGATTTCGCATTTCTTGAAGAAAAGCCTGCTTTAAATCGAAATAAAAGCGCTGTCAAAAATGTCATGATGGGTCGTGTCTATCAAACACCTCTGCGTATTTTGACTGGCATGACTTCGAGAGATGAGCATGTGGACAGCATGGATTATTTGGAAAAAGTGGGGTTGCTTGATAAGGGTGAGAAGAAAGTGGGCCAGCTAAGCGGCGGTGAACAGCAGCGTGTTGCTATTGCTAAAGCTCTAATACTTGGACCAAAGGTACTTGTCGCCGATGAACCTGTTTCTGGACTTGACCCAAAATCAACGGAATATATCTTGCAGGATTTAAAATCGCTTTGCAAAGATCGAAATATGAGCGTCATTGCAACACTGCACCAAGTTGAACTTGCTGAAAGATATGCCACCCGTATTTGGGGACTTTCTGAAGGTAAAATTGTGCTGGATATTCCGGCAAGGTCACTCACCATGCGTGAAAAAAAGCTCTTATTTGGTGAAGTATGA
- a CDS encoding RicAFT regulatory complex protein RicA family protein, translating to MIVREDILTKAKELAELLTTSNEVQFYQKAEKQIATNPDIQVLIGAIKKKQKEVVAFETFQNVKMIEKIENEIEVLQDQLDEIPIVNEFKQTQEDINYLLQLVMSVIRDTISDKINVEAGTAEAPTSCD from the coding sequence ATGATCGTACGCGAAGATATTTTAACCAAAGCCAAGGAATTGGCTGAATTGTTAACGACTTCGAATGAAGTACAGTTTTATCAAAAGGCTGAGAAGCAAATCGCTACGAATCCTGATATCCAAGTGCTAATTGGTGCAATCAAAAAGAAACAGAAGGAAGTCGTTGCTTTTGAGACTTTCCAAAATGTTAAAATGATCGAGAAAATTGAGAATGAGATTGAAGTGCTGCAGGATCAATTAGATGAGATTCCGATTGTGAATGAATTCAAGCAAACACAAGAGGATATCAACTATTTATTACAGCTTGTTATGTCGGTCATTCGTGATACGATATCGGATAAAATTAATGTAGAAGCAGGTACAGCGGAAGCTCCGACATCTTGCGATTAA
- the miaB gene encoding tRNA (N6-isopentenyl adenosine(37)-C2)-methylthiotransferase MiaB — protein MKSDKDYSQYFQPPSLTDAKKRGKEEIAVHYDFTIPEDMQEFGKDKYYLIRTYGCQMNEHDTEVMKGLLEQMGYQTTEDKYQADVILLNTCAIRENAEDKVFGELGHLKALKAQKPGLVLGVCGCMSQEEAVVNRIMQKHAFVDLIFGTHNIHRLPTLLKDAFYNKEMVVEVWSKEGDIVENLPKKREGIRAWVNIMFGCDKFCTYCIVPYTRGKERSRRPQDVLAEVRDLARQGFQEITLLGQNVNAYGKDFEDIAYSFADLMDDIRKIDVPRIRFTTSHPRDFDDRLIEVLGKRGNLVEHIHLPVQSGNTEVLKRMSRKYSRDHYLQLASKIKETMPDVVLTTDIIVGFPGETDEQFDETMSLYEEVGFDFAFTFIYSPREGTPAADMEDNVPMEVKKQRLYRLNELVNKYSKASNERLLGQTVEVLVEGESKNNADVLAGRTRTNKLIHFTGDKSLVGQMVKVEVTHAQTWILKGEIVHKPMKMSI, from the coding sequence GTGAAATCCGATAAGGATTATTCCCAATATTTTCAGCCTCCTTCACTGACAGATGCAAAGAAGCGCGGAAAAGAAGAGATCGCCGTACACTATGACTTCACCATTCCTGAGGACATGCAGGAGTTCGGCAAAGATAAATATTATTTGATTCGCACTTACGGATGTCAGATGAATGAGCATGATACAGAAGTAATGAAGGGTTTACTCGAGCAAATGGGCTATCAAACGACAGAGGACAAGTACCAAGCAGATGTTATTCTGCTCAACACTTGTGCAATTCGGGAGAATGCAGAAGACAAGGTCTTCGGCGAGCTTGGCCATTTGAAGGCACTTAAAGCACAGAAACCTGGCCTTGTTCTTGGTGTTTGTGGTTGTATGTCGCAGGAAGAAGCGGTCGTGAATCGAATTATGCAAAAGCATGCTTTTGTAGATTTGATATTCGGAACGCACAATATTCATCGTCTTCCGACCTTATTGAAGGATGCCTTCTATAACAAGGAAATGGTTGTTGAGGTATGGTCTAAAGAAGGCGATATCGTTGAGAATTTACCAAAAAAACGTGAAGGAATCCGTGCTTGGGTGAACATCATGTTCGGCTGTGATAAGTTCTGTACCTACTGTATAGTTCCTTATACGCGCGGAAAAGAGAGAAGTCGCCGGCCACAAGACGTGCTTGCTGAGGTTAGAGACTTGGCTCGTCAAGGGTTTCAGGAAATTACGCTGCTTGGACAGAATGTCAATGCCTATGGTAAAGATTTTGAGGATATTGCGTATTCATTCGCGGATTTGATGGACGATATTCGTAAAATTGATGTGCCGCGTATTCGCTTTACGACTTCGCATCCAAGAGATTTTGATGATCGCTTGATTGAAGTGTTAGGTAAACGCGGTAATCTAGTAGAGCATATACATCTACCAGTTCAATCGGGTAATACCGAGGTTCTGAAAAGAATGAGCAGAAAATATTCCAGAGATCATTATTTACAGCTGGCCAGTAAAATTAAAGAAACGATGCCTGATGTCGTTCTGACAACAGATATTATCGTTGGTTTTCCAGGTGAAACGGATGAGCAATTCGATGAGACCATGTCTCTTTATGAGGAAGTAGGCTTCGATTTCGCGTTTACATTTATTTATTCACCGCGAGAAGGTACGCCTGCTGCCGATATGGAAGACAATGTACCGATGGAAGTAAAGAAACAACGTCTATATCGCTTGAATGAATTAGTAAATAAATACAGTAAAGCGAGCAACGAGAGATTGTTAGGGCAGACTGTTGAAGTACTTGTTGAAGGCGAAAGCAAGAATAATGCTGATGTACTAGCTGGTCGCACGCGGACGAATAAATTGATCCATTTTACTGGCGACAAGTCTTTAGTTGGCCAAATGGTTAAAGTGGAAGTGACGCATGCACAAACTTGGATTTTGAAGGGTGAGATTGTTCACAAACCCATGAAAATGTCCATTTAA
- the pduL gene encoding phosphate propanoyltransferase produces the protein MKTVPVGVSARHIHLSPAHIDILFGQGYELTTLKDLSQPGQYAAQETVTIVGPKGKIEKVRILGPARPNTQIEVSRTDAFSLGINPPVRESGHIELTPGLRVIGPKGEIDLERGVIVAARHIHFHTSDAEKWGIQDKQLLRVKVNGARPLIFENVIARVSDNYALDMHIDTDEGNAAGVKTGDLAELID, from the coding sequence ATGAAAACAGTCCCGGTAGGGGTTTCAGCCAGACATATACATCTATCTCCAGCTCATATCGACATTTTATTTGGTCAGGGATATGAATTAACGACGTTAAAGGATCTCTCACAACCAGGACAATATGCGGCTCAAGAAACGGTCACGATTGTTGGACCCAAAGGTAAGATCGAGAAAGTACGTATACTTGGACCTGCACGTCCAAATACACAAATCGAAGTATCACGAACAGATGCATTTTCTTTAGGGATTAACCCACCGGTACGTGAGTCCGGACACATAGAACTCACTCCTGGCCTTCGAGTCATTGGTCCAAAGGGTGAGATAGATCTGGAACGAGGCGTAATTGTCGCGGCTAGACATATTCACTTTCATACTTCGGATGCTGAGAAATGGGGCATTCAAGATAAACAGCTACTACGTGTCAAAGTGAATGGAGCACGACCTTTGATCTTCGAGAATGTCATTGCGCGTGTATCTGATAACTATGCGTTAGACATGCATATTGATACGGATGAGGGGAATGCTGCTGGTGTGAAAACTGGCGATTTAGCTGAACTGATAGATTAG
- a CDS encoding 2-oxoacid:ferredoxin oxidoreductase subunit beta: protein MATLKDFRNNVKPNWCPGCGDFSVQAAIQRAAANVGLEPEGLAIVSGIGCSGRISGYINAYGFHGIHGRSLPIAQGVKMANRDLTVIASGGDGDGFAIGMGHTVHAIRRNIDVTYIVMDNQIYGLTKGQASPRSAEGFKTKSVPSGTIESAISPLEVAMAAGASFVAQSFSSNLKQLTAVIEAGLNHKGFSLINVFSPCVTFNKVNTYDWFKENIVDLDEIPDYDYTNRVMAMTKIMETNSMLTGIIYQNKEKKSYEDSIPSFAKEGLSKQDLKLSEADFSKMLTEFK, encoded by the coding sequence ATGGCAACATTAAAAGACTTTCGTAACAATGTAAAGCCTAACTGGTGTCCAGGTTGCGGAGACTTCTCCGTACAAGCGGCAATTCAGCGTGCAGCAGCTAATGTTGGTTTAGAGCCTGAAGGCTTAGCAATCGTATCTGGTATCGGCTGTTCCGGTCGTATCTCTGGTTACATCAATGCTTATGGTTTCCACGGTATTCACGGTAGATCTTTGCCAATCGCACAAGGTGTGAAAATGGCTAACCGCGATTTGACAGTTATCGCTTCAGGCGGTGATGGCGACGGCTTCGCAATCGGTATGGGACATACTGTACATGCGATTCGTCGTAACATTGATGTAACGTATATCGTTATGGATAACCAAATCTACGGTTTGACGAAAGGTCAAGCATCCCCACGTAGTGCCGAAGGTTTCAAAACGAAAAGTGTACCATCAGGTACAATTGAGTCTGCGATCTCACCATTAGAAGTTGCGATGGCTGCCGGTGCTTCTTTCGTAGCACAATCGTTCTCCAGTAACTTGAAACAGTTAACAGCTGTTATTGAAGCTGGTTTGAATCACAAAGGTTTCTCTTTGATTAACGTATTTAGCCCATGCGTAACTTTCAATAAAGTAAACACGTATGACTGGTTCAAAGAGAACATCGTAGATTTGGATGAGATTCCTGATTATGATTATACGAACCGTGTGATGGCAATGACCAAAATCATGGAAACAAACTCCATGTTGACGGGTATCATCTATCAAAACAAAGAGAAAAAGAGTTATGAAGATTCCATTCCAAGCTTCGCTAAAGAAGGACTTTCGAAACAAGACCTTAAGCTTTCAGAAGCAGATTTCAGTAAAATGCTTACTGAATTCAAATAA